The following proteins come from a genomic window of Acidobacteriota bacterium:
- a CDS encoding amidophosphoribosyltransferase — MSELRARLWIEAAWRQLRIALDGVAAVFIPSDCRICNHPLTQVSRIPVCHDCLNSLAPADVTACSVCGEALGSRPAGAELLCGMCQRAHPRFDFAISFGSYDGALRRLVHLLKYEQLRPAATVLGLKLAQALRRNEFVDDHAVLVIPVPLHQSKGRQRGFNQAELVARAALKHLDRSRFELHTGNLRRMRATTSQTGLTSHQRRENVRGAFAVAAPARVKDKNVVIVDDVYTTGTTLNECARVLRAAGARQIAVATVARVYREIAKIALQRVSKQERQAATMVEAAAG; from the coding sequence GTGAGCGAACTGCGAGCTCGCTTGTGGATTGAGGCGGCGTGGCGGCAGCTGCGTATCGCCCTGGACGGGGTTGCGGCCGTCTTTATTCCTTCAGATTGCCGGATCTGCAATCACCCTCTTACCCAAGTATCTAGAATTCCGGTGTGCCATGACTGTCTGAATTCGCTGGCACCCGCTGATGTAACCGCCTGTTCCGTTTGTGGCGAGGCGCTCGGATCGCGTCCGGCGGGAGCTGAGCTGCTTTGTGGAATGTGCCAACGCGCACATCCCCGATTCGATTTCGCAATCTCATTTGGCAGCTATGACGGCGCTCTACGGCGTCTCGTGCATCTACTTAAGTACGAGCAACTCCGTCCTGCAGCTACTGTGCTGGGTTTGAAGTTGGCGCAGGCGTTGAGACGAAATGAGTTCGTCGATGATCACGCGGTGTTGGTCATTCCTGTGCCGCTGCATCAAAGCAAAGGTCGTCAGCGAGGATTTAATCAAGCAGAGCTGGTCGCGCGCGCTGCGCTGAAGCACTTGGATCGCTCTCGATTTGAGCTGCATACCGGAAATCTACGCCGTATGCGGGCGACGACTTCGCAGACGGGATTGACCAGTCATCAACGTCGCGAGAACGTGCGTGGAGCGTTTGCAGTCGCCGCTCCGGCGAGAGTGAAGGACAAGAACGTCGTGATCGTTGATGACGTGTATACGACGGGCACAACCTTGAATGAGTGTGCACGCGTGCTGCGCGCCGCCGGAGCGCGGCAGATCGCCGTGGCAACAGTGGCCAGAGTTTATCGAGAGATTGCGAAGATCGCTCTGCAACGAGTTTCAAAACAGGAGAGACAGGCAGCTACTATGGTAGAGGCGGCTGCTGGGTAG
- the def gene encoding peptide deformylase — translation MIYPIVKYGDPVLDKPAAIVSVFDDELKKLVEDMFESMYGAHGVGLAAPQIGISKRIAVIDCSFKEDRNAKMVIINPEILKKEGKQTHSEGCLSLPDFRENVTRAMKCTVRAQDVEGKWFESEGEELLARAMQHETDHLNGKLFISHISALKRDLIKRKIKKLHKLGEW, via the coding sequence ATGATCTATCCCATCGTGAAGTATGGCGATCCCGTTTTGGACAAACCAGCTGCCATAGTCAGCGTTTTTGATGATGAGCTGAAGAAGCTTGTCGAGGACATGTTCGAATCGATGTACGGCGCGCACGGCGTAGGCTTGGCGGCCCCGCAGATCGGTATTTCCAAACGAATTGCGGTCATCGACTGCTCTTTCAAAGAGGATCGAAACGCGAAGATGGTAATCATCAATCCCGAAATCCTGAAGAAGGAAGGCAAGCAGACGCACAGTGAGGGATGCCTGAGCCTGCCTGACTTCCGCGAGAACGTCACACGCGCAATGAAGTGCACGGTTCGCGCGCAGGACGTGGAAGGAAAATGGTTCGAGTCCGAAGGAGAAGAGCTGCTCGCTCGGGCCATGCAGCACGAAACAGATCATCTCAATGGAAAGCTATTTATCTCGCATATCAGTGCATTAAAGCGGGATCTAATCAAGCGCAAGATAAAAAAGCTCCATAAGCTTGGCGAATGGTAG
- a CDS encoding chorismate synthase: MLRFCTAGESHGEALISVISGVPAGVEIDQEFVNRELWRRQQGYGRGGRMRIERDTAHFISGVRHGKTIGSPISLRIENRDWKNWEEALPVNAGDPAKHKRVASPRPGHADLAGALKYNLPEARYVLERASARESAARVAIGAVAKLLLRTIEVEVLSHVIAVGKAACDGAPEWAQMRALLQKEDVLLSCIDPEVEQRMKAEVDQALRTGDSVGGIFEVIGHHVPPGLGTYANWDERLDAQLAAAVMSLQAVKAVEIGRGVHAAVSFGSQVHDAIGYSPEQNDKNGDEHFTRFTRAQNNAGGIEGGISNGEDIVVRGYLKPISTLRRPLESVDFATREPVKAAYERSDVCVVPAAGVAGEAMVALTLARCALEKFGGDSVMELERNYKSYCKQIAEY; this comes from the coding sequence ATGCTTCGCTTCTGCACTGCGGGAGAGTCCCACGGAGAGGCGCTGATCTCCGTCATTTCCGGCGTTCCTGCCGGCGTCGAGATTGATCAAGAGTTCGTCAATCGCGAGCTCTGGCGCCGCCAGCAGGGCTACGGCCGTGGTGGACGCATGCGCATCGAGCGCGACACTGCGCACTTCATCTCTGGTGTTCGCCACGGAAAAACAATTGGCTCGCCGATTTCCCTACGCATCGAAAATCGCGATTGGAAGAATTGGGAGGAGGCTCTGCCGGTGAATGCCGGAGACCCGGCAAAGCACAAGCGGGTAGCCTCTCCCCGCCCCGGACATGCCGATCTCGCCGGAGCATTGAAGTACAACCTGCCGGAAGCGCGCTACGTCCTCGAAAGAGCATCCGCCCGGGAGTCGGCGGCTCGCGTGGCGATTGGTGCCGTGGCCAAGCTGCTGCTGAGAACGATCGAAGTGGAAGTTCTCAGTCATGTCATCGCGGTCGGCAAGGCTGCATGTGACGGCGCTCCGGAATGGGCACAGATGCGAGCCTTGCTGCAGAAGGAAGACGTCCTGCTAAGCTGCATCGATCCTGAAGTGGAACAGAGGATGAAGGCGGAAGTAGATCAGGCGCTGCGCACAGGTGATTCTGTCGGTGGGATCTTCGAAGTGATCGGACATCACGTGCCTCCCGGTCTGGGCACTTACGCCAATTGGGACGAACGCCTCGACGCGCAGCTTGCCGCAGCCGTGATGTCATTGCAGGCGGTCAAAGCGGTGGAGATCGGACGCGGAGTGCACGCGGCGGTCTCTTTCGGATCGCAGGTCCATGATGCCATTGGCTATTCGCCAGAGCAGAACGATAAAAACGGAGACGAGCACTTCACACGCTTCACCCGCGCGCAGAACAACGCCGGAGGCATCGAAGGCGGCATCTCTAACGGCGAAGACATCGTGGTGCGAGGATACTTGAAGCCAATCTCAACCTTGCGCCGTCCATTGGAATCTGTTGATTTCGCTACGCGCGAGCCCGTAAAGGCCGCTTATGAGCGCTCCGACGTCTGCGTGGTGCCCGCCGCCGGCGTTGCCGGCGAAGCCATGGTCGCGCTCACCCTGGCGCGTTGTGCTCTGGAGAAGTTTGGCGGGGATTCCGTAATGGAACTTGAGAGGAATTACAAATCATATTGCAAACAGATCGCGGAGTACTGA
- a CDS encoding HNH endonuclease: protein MHSPVLVLNASYEPINICAARRALVLVLKGVAITEEENGHYLHSARLAIRLPSVIRLLEYRRIPHQTRALSRKNILLRDRNTCQYCGVVLSSAELTLDHVIPRSRGGVSTWENLVACCHPCNHRKGNHLLGEINMRLLREPRAFSLHTSRHIMRMIGRSDSKWRKYLFY, encoded by the coding sequence ATGCACTCCCCTGTGCTTGTGCTCAACGCCTCTTATGAGCCGATCAACATTTGTGCCGCCCGGCGAGCGCTCGTGTTGGTTCTGAAAGGAGTTGCAATCACCGAGGAAGAGAACGGGCACTATCTGCACTCGGCGAGACTGGCGATTCGCCTGCCTTCGGTGATCCGGCTGCTCGAGTATCGTCGCATTCCGCATCAAACCCGAGCTCTTTCTCGAAAGAATATCCTTCTCCGCGACCGCAATACCTGCCAGTACTGCGGAGTTGTTCTCTCATCCGCAGAGTTGACGCTGGACCACGTTATCCCCCGCTCGCGCGGTGGAGTTTCCACATGGGAAAACCTCGTCGCGTGTTGCCATCCCTGTAATCATCGCAAAGGCAATCATCTACTTGGTGAGATCAACATGCGATTGCTGCGCGAGCCGCGTGCCTTCAGCCTGCACACCAGTCGACACATCATGAGAATGATCGGGCGTTCGGATTCCAAGTGGCGGAAATATTTGTTTTATTGA